From the genome of Leptolyngbyaceae cyanobacterium, one region includes:
- the trxB gene encoding thioredoxin-disulfide reductase gives MSSTLMANPTVENLVIIGSGPAGYTAAIYAGRANLKPFVFEGFQAGGLPGGQLMTTTEVENFPGFPEGIMGPELMDRMKAQAERWGAELVTEDVTFVDLSQRPFIVRSEEREVRTHSIIIATGATAKRLGLPSEHQYWSRGISACAICDGATPIFHGAELAVVGGGDSAAEESIYLTKYGSRVHMLVRGDKMRASKAMQDRVLSNPKITVHWNSQPMDVVGEGDRMSGLKICDTKTGEESVLSVKGLFYAIGHTPNTSLFKGQLELDEVGYVVTKPGSVETSIEGVFAAGDVQDHEFRQGITAAGTGCMAAMLAERWLSSQNLIQEFHQTPDAEKPDTPAETKKTEDEQAAEFSLEDTHHYGSYALRKLFHESDRLLIVKYVSPNCGPCHTLKPILNKVVDEFDGKIHFVEIDIEQDPQIAENAGVTGTPTIQFFKDKDLLTELKGIKPKSQYRQLIEQYI, from the coding sequence ATGAGTTCAACTTTAATGGCAAACCCAACAGTAGAGAATTTAGTAATTATTGGCTCAGGGCCAGCGGGCTATACAGCAGCGATCTATGCTGGGCGTGCTAACCTGAAACCCTTTGTGTTTGAAGGCTTTCAAGCTGGGGGATTGCCCGGTGGACAGCTGATGACGACTACAGAAGTAGAAAATTTTCCCGGCTTTCCGGAAGGAATCATGGGGCCGGAATTAATGGATCGGATGAAGGCCCAGGCGGAAAGATGGGGCGCTGAGTTGGTGACGGAAGATGTGACGTTTGTTGATTTGAGCCAGCGTCCTTTTATCGTGCGTTCTGAGGAACGGGAAGTTAGAACTCACAGCATCATTATTGCTACTGGTGCTACGGCGAAAAGGTTAGGCTTGCCTAGCGAACATCAGTATTGGAGTCGGGGAATTTCTGCTTGTGCGATTTGCGATGGTGCAACTCCGATTTTTCACGGTGCTGAATTAGCGGTTGTGGGTGGTGGTGACTCGGCGGCGGAAGAATCGATTTATTTGACTAAGTACGGTTCTCGCGTACATATGTTGGTGCGAGGGGATAAGATGCGTGCTTCTAAAGCGATGCAGGATCGGGTGCTGAGTAATCCGAAAATTACGGTTCACTGGAATAGCCAGCCGATGGATGTGGTGGGGGAAGGCGATCGCATGAGCGGTCTCAAAATCTGCGATACTAAGACTGGCGAGGAAAGCGTGCTGTCGGTGAAAGGACTATTTTACGCCATTGGCCATACTCCCAACACTTCTTTGTTTAAAGGACAATTGGAACTAGATGAGGTAGGTTACGTTGTTACCAAGCCTGGTTCGGTGGAAACTAGTATAGAAGGTGTGTTTGCGGCTGGAGATGTGCAAGACCACGAGTTTCGACAAGGAATCACGGCGGCGGGAACTGGATGTATGGCAGCTATGTTGGCAGAGCGGTGGCTTTCTAGTCAAAATCTGATCCAAGAGTTTCATCAAACGCCCGATGCTGAAAAACCAGATACTCCAGCAGAAACCAAAAAAACGGAAGATGAGCAAGCTGCTGAGTTTAGCTTAGAAGATACGCACCACTATGGTAGCTATGCACTGCGGAAATTATTTCACGAAAGCGATCGCTTGCTGATAGTGAAGTACGTCTCGCCTAACTGCGGCCCTTGCCATACTCTCAAGCCTATTTTAAACAAAGTGGTGGATGAGTTTGACGGTAAAATCCATTTTGTGGAAATCGATATCGAACAAGACCCACAGATTGCTGAAAATGCTGGCGTGACAGGAACTCCGACGATTCAGTTCTTCAAAGATAAGGATTTGCTGACCGAACTTAAAGGTATCAAGCCAAAAAGTCAATATCGTCAGCTAATCGAACAATATATTTAA
- a CDS encoding tetratricopeptide repeat protein → MDIPQFQQQLTKYLLVGEYDNAIAFCEQSIYANSSLRLNYWYLGLAKFLQGEESEAQAVWLSAITEGTPDEIDQWTTELLEVLEALANQFLNKRKLPLAESIYWQILEFDDTNYKAYHNLANALAQQGNYDEAIDLWSKAIDINSNLIEAYENQGFVWQKLGNFAEASDCYLKALSIQPNYQITYNLALCLFHQGRFDEAIAYFQTTLQLEPNYTSAYGDLGYILLQQKQLDEAVILFTKAIKQDFTRIYINWLNQLIEHGNLQENLKENAIFLEALNINIETFETYFSLGKLLTRENKFDLAVDAYQKAIYFKESAEAYFELGKALAETENFELAIATYQKAIKLQTESADFYFYLAKSQVELGDLDEAIANYQKALSINPDLTEIHSDLGDLMLKIDRLKDAIAYYEKHLDLQPNSLDACWHLAIALAQDRQTDRAIAYFQKIMQINPDMATQIFNIINHLYQEDVKLKQILPIEPPNAFYESTWDWAIKYNLEKTNYFPIYPSNTVNLCPPLTPEKFIHFSFRFGSQFELPASFVAIVPEGRYWLNKNQDKSAVITPDNHFLADISPDFPVLSPGHPDKHPSNHSILRVSSKLPPIQKIDGTVAVLSGLLNDLYFHWMFDILPRLELLHKSGINLSDIDKFLISYHLPFQRETLKLLGISENKILPTERYPHIQATKLVVPSFPGTIAWMPKWACDFLRSTFLNQKTIQNFEKIDRLYISRQDATNRRIINEEAVVNCLSKFGFRIVTLESMSVVEQAALFANAQVVVSPHGSGLTNTVFCSPGTKIIEIFSPNYVYPCYWLISNLVNLEYYYLIGENSLGQCLHQLLYPNARLEDIFVNIDELVSILSFAQVI, encoded by the coding sequence ATGGATATCCCTCAATTTCAACAACAATTAACTAAATATCTCCTGGTAGGAGAATACGATAATGCGATCGCATTCTGCGAACAGAGTATTTATGCGAACTCTAGTTTAAGGTTGAACTACTGGTATCTCGGATTAGCAAAATTTTTGCAAGGGGAAGAATCCGAAGCTCAAGCTGTTTGGTTATCAGCGATTACCGAGGGGACACCTGATGAAATAGATCAGTGGACAACCGAATTATTAGAAGTTTTGGAAGCCTTAGCAAATCAATTTTTAAACAAACGCAAATTGCCATTAGCTGAAAGTATTTACTGGCAAATACTGGAGTTTGATGACACTAATTATAAAGCTTATCATAATTTGGCTAACGCTTTAGCGCAACAGGGTAATTACGATGAAGCTATTGATTTATGGTCAAAAGCTATTGACATTAATTCAAATCTGATTGAAGCTTATGAAAATCAAGGATTTGTGTGGCAAAAACTAGGAAATTTTGCCGAAGCAAGTGATTGTTACTTAAAAGCTTTGTCAATTCAACCAAATTACCAAATTACTTACAATTTGGCATTGTGTCTGTTCCATCAAGGCAGATTTGATGAAGCGATCGCATATTTTCAAACGACTCTTCAATTAGAACCAAACTACACCTCAGCCTACGGAGATTTGGGGTATATTCTGTTACAGCAAAAGCAATTAGATGAAGCAGTTATTTTATTTACAAAAGCAATTAAACAAGATTTTACACGTATTTATATCAATTGGCTAAATCAGCTAATCGAACACGGCAATCTTCAAGAAAACTTAAAAGAAAACGCTATTTTTTTAGAAGCTTTAAATATTAATATTGAAACCTTTGAAACATATTTTTCTTTGGGAAAGCTCTTAACGAGAGAAAACAAATTTGATTTAGCTGTAGATGCTTATCAAAAAGCTATTTATTTTAAAGAATCGGCTGAAGCTTATTTTGAGTTAGGTAAAGCGTTGGCTGAAACCGAAAATTTTGAATTGGCAATAGCGACTTATCAAAAAGCGATAAAACTGCAAACTGAATCAGCAGATTTTTACTTTTACTTAGCCAAATCACAAGTTGAACTAGGTGATTTAGATGAAGCGATCGCAAATTATCAAAAGGCACTCTCCATCAACCCCGATCTCACTGAAATTCATTCAGATTTAGGCGATCTGATGTTAAAAATAGATCGCTTAAAAGATGCAATCGCTTATTATGAAAAACATCTGGATTTACAGCCAAACTCTCTAGATGCTTGCTGGCATTTAGCAATTGCTCTCGCTCAAGATAGACAAACCGATCGAGCAATTGCTTACTTCCAAAAAATTATGCAAATTAACCCCGATATGGCTACTCAAATCTTCAATATAATTAACCATCTTTACCAAGAAGATGTAAAGCTTAAACAAATCCTGCCTATTGAACCTCCCAATGCTTTCTATGAATCAACTTGGGATTGGGCAATCAAATACAATTTAGAAAAAACTAACTACTTCCCCATCTATCCCAGTAACACAGTTAATTTATGCCCTCCTTTAACTCCTGAAAAATTTATCCATTTTAGCTTTCGATTTGGCAGTCAATTTGAATTACCAGCCAGCTTTGTTGCGATCGTCCCAGAAGGACGTTACTGGTTAAATAAAAATCAAGATAAAAGTGCTGTAATAACTCCAGATAATCATTTTTTAGCCGATATTTCTCCTGATTTCCCAGTTTTGAGCCCAGGTCATCCAGATAAACACCCAAGCAATCATTCTATTTTACGTGTTAGTAGTAAATTACCACCAATCCAAAAAATCGATGGAACGGTAGCAGTTTTATCAGGATTATTAAATGACCTCTATTTTCATTGGATGTTCGACATTTTGCCGCGACTTGAATTACTACACAAAAGTGGCATAAATCTCTCAGATATAGATAAATTTTTAATTAGCTATCATCTACCATTTCAACGAGAAACACTAAAACTATTGGGAATTTCCGAAAACAAAATTTTGCCAACAGAGCGATATCCTCATATACAAGCAACAAAATTAGTTGTACCATCTTTTCCTGGTACGATCGCTTGGATGCCAAAATGGGCTTGTGATTTCTTAAGAAGTACTTTTTTAAATCAAAAAACAATTCAAAATTTTGAAAAAATTGACCGTCTCTATATCAGCCGTCAAGACGCTACCAATCGACGCATTATCAATGAAGAAGCAGTTGTCAATTGTTTAAGTAAATTTGGTTTTAGAATTGTTACCCTAGAATCAATGTCAGTAGTTGAACAAGCTGCCTTATTTGCCAATGCTCAAGTAGTAGTATCGCCTCACGGTAGCGGTTTGACCAATACCGTATTTTGTAGCCCAGGAACTAAGATAATCGAAATTTTTTCCCCTAACTACGTTTACCCTTGTTACTGGCTAATCAGCAATCTAGTCAATTTAGAATATTACTATTTAATTGGTGAAAATTCCCTTGGTCAATGCTTGCATCAATTACTATATCCTAACGCTCGCCTAGAAGATATTTTTGTCAACATAGATGAGTTAGTAAGTATCCTCAGTTTCGCACAAGTGATTTAG
- a CDS encoding TylF/MycF/NovP-related O-methyltransferase — MVEIIITGANANYFELVKGTILSIRQKPQGQTAIIGFFDLGCTTDQLKWLDNQINIIKQPNWEFDFPTKNEAPDYLKGLLARPFLRNYFPNFDTYLWIDGDAWLQEWKAIDLFIQGANKQGLAIVPEINRGSHIQYGGLPEYWWKWTYRQYEESFGEEIAKSFYSYPLLNAGVFALHKDAPHWEIWAECLQEGLQKAHSLMTDQFALNLAVYNYGLFEQTELLPSWCNWTCHFGLPVWDKEKSCLVEPYLPHDPIGILHLTNEKYERVNLVSTDKNLVEVSLRYTEKIWSSDIQVNQKETRQMLEKKVKVEEINVPEGDYVSPGLQIVIPDNCFPHMIIANKDNCPWSYMRSEIPHNWYADERYQDVGFVTRDEAHILYNTALKFKGKNALEIGCWFGWSACHLALAGVQLDIVDPVFVDQEVYESVTNSLRSAGVIDSVKLIKGYSPSSVRELFAQNQKKWSLIFIDGDHEAPAPLYDAIVCEQLAEQDAIILFHDLTSPDVVQGLDYLKQRGWQTMIYQTMQIMGVAWRGNVEPVHHQPDPNVEWDLPAHLQHYSVSGLSKEKRIDGKESNLNLLINTIENINVELDFANKDFDNSEVVKLNQKGKQFFGEGNLEQALLNLKNATEINPLSWTANKYLSLIYWQKGDLKKSLNHYIIASQSASWAISDRTNYEFLKIIEAISSYTMLRQSRLFSLYSLAKQICLEDIPGNFVECGTCRGGAAALLAFAIKRYSQRPRLVYAFDTFEGMPDPTAVDKRDGIPANDTGLGVGTLKASISEGLEQICQALDVKDIVVPVKGLFSETLPKYKAEINKIALLHADGDWYESTMDIFNHLFEQVVDDGIIQIDDYGFWEGCRKAVHDFERNQNITFPLRGIDDTGVWFRKQNTSEYDAWRALWFLAEVSQKAGDVALAEKAALATLKLVPRLVMAEEMLALLRLPSRTEKLNLKEINLIIFPNWNQAEEILLPEIKRVMRYLLAHPERSKIILLIETSEITEESAEMAISGAVMEILYEEDLDVSEQPEIAFLSNLSQREWQELQPKITSKINMLNENEAAVFKVEIIDLPEWQIIE; from the coding sequence ATGGTGGAAATTATCATCACTGGTGCAAATGCTAATTACTTTGAACTGGTTAAAGGCACTATTCTATCTATCCGACAAAAACCACAGGGTCAAACCGCTATTATAGGCTTTTTCGATTTAGGTTGTACTACCGATCAACTTAAGTGGTTAGATAATCAAATAAATATAATTAAACAACCTAATTGGGAGTTTGATTTTCCCACCAAAAATGAAGCACCTGACTATTTAAAAGGCTTATTAGCTCGTCCATTTTTGCGTAATTACTTTCCCAACTTTGATACTTATTTGTGGATAGATGGGGATGCGTGGCTTCAAGAATGGAAAGCGATCGATTTATTTATTCAAGGAGCAAATAAACAAGGATTAGCCATCGTTCCCGAAATTAATCGAGGTAGTCATATCCAGTATGGGGGATTACCAGAATACTGGTGGAAATGGACTTATCGCCAATATGAAGAATCTTTTGGGGAAGAGATTGCTAAGAGTTTTTATAGTTATCCTTTATTAAATGCTGGTGTCTTTGCGCTACATAAAGATGCTCCTCACTGGGAAATTTGGGCAGAATGTTTACAAGAAGGATTACAAAAAGCGCATTCTCTAATGACAGACCAGTTTGCCCTAAATTTAGCGGTTTATAATTATGGATTATTCGAGCAAACCGAATTACTTCCTAGTTGGTGTAATTGGACTTGCCATTTTGGTTTACCAGTTTGGGATAAAGAAAAATCTTGTTTGGTAGAGCCTTATTTACCACACGATCCCATCGGCATTTTACATCTAACGAACGAAAAGTATGAGCGAGTTAACTTAGTTTCAACTGATAAAAATTTAGTTGAAGTTAGCCTGCGCTATACTGAAAAAATCTGGTCAAGTGACATTCAAGTTAATCAAAAGGAAACAAGACAAATGTTAGAAAAAAAAGTAAAAGTAGAAGAAATAAATGTACCCGAAGGAGATTATGTTTCTCCTGGTTTGCAAATCGTCATTCCAGATAATTGTTTCCCTCATATGATTATCGCTAATAAGGATAATTGTCCTTGGTCTTATATGAGGAGCGAAATACCACATAATTGGTATGCCGATGAACGCTATCAGGATGTGGGATTTGTGACTCGCGATGAAGCGCATATCCTTTATAATACTGCCCTAAAATTTAAAGGGAAAAATGCTTTAGAAATTGGTTGTTGGTTTGGTTGGTCAGCTTGTCATTTAGCTTTGGCTGGAGTTCAATTAGATATTGTAGATCCTGTATTTGTAGATCAAGAAGTATACGAAAGCGTAACGAATTCTTTACGTTCTGCTGGAGTGATTGATTCGGTTAAATTAATTAAAGGATATAGTCCTAGTTCAGTTAGAGAATTATTTGCTCAAAATCAAAAGAAATGGTCGTTAATTTTTATTGATGGAGATCACGAAGCGCCAGCACCTTTGTATGATGCAATCGTTTGCGAACAATTAGCTGAACAAGATGCAATTATTCTGTTTCACGATTTAACTTCCCCTGATGTGGTGCAAGGTTTAGATTACCTAAAACAAAGGGGATGGCAGACAATGATTTACCAAACCATGCAAATTATGGGAGTAGCGTGGCGAGGAAATGTTGAACCCGTTCATCATCAGCCAGATCCTAATGTTGAATGGGATTTACCAGCACATTTGCAACATTATTCCGTTAGTGGATTGTCAAAAGAAAAAAGAATTGATGGGAAAGAAAGCAATCTAAATTTACTCATTAATACAATAGAAAATATTAATGTAGAGCTTGATTTTGCCAATAAAGATTTTGATAATTCAGAAGTAGTTAAATTAAATCAAAAAGGAAAGCAATTTTTTGGGGAAGGTAATTTAGAACAAGCATTACTTAACTTAAAAAATGCAACTGAAATTAATCCTTTATCCTGGACTGCGAATAAATATCTGAGTTTGATTTATTGGCAAAAAGGAGATTTGAAAAAAAGTTTAAATCATTATATAATAGCATCCCAATCTGCTAGTTGGGCAATTAGCGATCGCACAAATTATGAATTTCTCAAAATTATCGAAGCAATTAGCAGCTACACCATGCTTCGTCAGTCAAGATTATTTTCTCTTTATTCATTAGCCAAGCAAATTTGTTTAGAGGATATTCCCGGAAATTTCGTAGAGTGCGGAACTTGCAGGGGTGGAGCAGCAGCACTGTTAGCATTTGCGATCAAACGCTACAGCCAACGTCCGAGATTAGTATATGCTTTTGATACTTTTGAAGGAATGCCCGATCCTACCGCCGTTGATAAACGTGATGGTATACCTGCTAACGATACAGGTTTAGGAGTTGGTACTTTAAAAGCTTCCATAAGTGAAGGTTTGGAGCAAATTTGTCAAGCGCTAGATGTAAAAGATATTGTAGTACCAGTTAAAGGATTATTTTCGGAAACTCTTCCTAAATACAAAGCAGAAATAAACAAAATTGCTTTGCTACACGCTGATGGAGATTGGTATGAATCAACTATGGATATATTTAATCATCTGTTTGAGCAAGTAGTAGATGATGGAATTATCCAAATTGATGATTATGGTTTTTGGGAGGGTTGTCGGAAAGCTGTCCATGATTTTGAAAGAAATCAAAATATAACATTTCCTCTCAGGGGAATTGATGATACAGGCGTATGGTTCCGCAAACAAAATACATCTGAATATGATGCTTGGCGTGCTTTATGGTTCTTAGCAGAAGTATCGCAGAAAGCAGGAGATGTAGCTTTAGCAGAAAAAGCTGCTCTTGCCACATTAAAGTTAGTACCCAGGTTAGTAATGGCAGAAGAAATGTTGGCGCTGCTGCGATTACCTTCTCGAACAGAAAAACTCAACCTGAAAGAAATTAACTTGATTATTTTCCCCAATTGGAACCAAGCCGAAGAAATATTGCTACCTGAAATAAAAAGGGTGATGAGATATCTGCTCGCGCATCCAGAAAGAAGCAAGATAATTCTGTTGATCGAAACAAGTGAAATTACTGAAGAATCAGCAGAAATGGCTATATCTGGAGCAGTGATGGAAATTTTATATGAAGAAGATTTGGATGTTTCCGAGCAGCCAGAAATAGCTTTTTTGAGTAACTTGAGTCAACGAGAATGGCAAGAACTCCAACCAAAAATTACTAGCAAAATAAATATGCTAAATGAAAATGAAGCAGCTGTTTTTAAGGTAGAAATAATAGATTTACCAGAATGGCAAATTATTGAATGA
- a CDS encoding tetratricopeptide repeat protein — MLNLVKKAAQCLVQDEYDEAIAIYEQAIEADPTIISNYGKLGLALLLAGREEEAQACWLSVLLEGVEDESAELIEILEKEGIQRLEAGKYEQAEKIYCQIIELAPNYAIAYKNLGNALLNQGKLEDAIAYYQQGLALAPNDAITYYHLGIVFHQQDKIQEAIDCYQKSLAISPDSATVFNNLGNAWQRKGKLEEAIACYQQSLILDSNQILTYHNLGSALNAQGKVDEALATFQKALALDPNYVESYHNLAIFYQDNRQYNEALACCDRALEIEPNNAEIHWNRALNLLKLGVYEQGFIEYEWRWQRKNNHPRTLPKPIWNGSDLTGKTILLQAEQGMGDIIQFIRYIPLLLEQASKIIVECHPPLVKLLKTMKGIYKVVAIGEELPEFDVYIPILSLPRILKTNLETIPAQIPYLTPLESVSVQLDKLAKSDFKVGIVWAGNPEHPSDRRRSSSLHYFIQLLDLPNIAFYSLQKGLKASEISQISSSLPLIDLSNQINNFADTAAVITQMDLVITVDTAVAHLAGALGKPVWVLLCYNSDWRWIIDRDDTPWYPTMRLFHQNNPGDWQEVLERVRQSLTEFT; from the coding sequence ATGTTGAATTTGGTAAAAAAAGCAGCACAATGCTTGGTGCAAGACGAGTATGATGAGGCGATCGCAATTTACGAACAAGCTATTGAAGCCGATCCTACTATCATCTCTAATTACGGAAAATTAGGGTTGGCTTTACTTTTAGCTGGGAGAGAAGAAGAAGCACAAGCTTGTTGGTTATCAGTACTATTAGAAGGAGTTGAAGATGAATCGGCAGAATTAATTGAGATATTAGAAAAAGAAGGAATTCAACGTTTAGAAGCGGGGAAATACGAACAAGCAGAAAAAATTTATTGCCAAATAATAGAACTAGCACCAAATTACGCTATTGCTTATAAAAATTTAGGCAATGCGCTGTTGAATCAGGGTAAGCTAGAAGATGCGATCGCATATTATCAGCAAGGACTTGCTTTAGCACCAAACGATGCCATCACTTATTATCATTTAGGTATAGTTTTTCATCAGCAAGACAAAATACAAGAGGCGATCGATTGTTACCAAAAATCTCTGGCGATTTCTCCTGATTCTGCCACGGTTTTCAATAATTTAGGCAATGCTTGGCAAAGAAAAGGAAAATTAGAAGAAGCGATCGCTTGTTACCAACAATCTCTTATCTTAGATAGTAACCAAATTTTAACTTATCATAATCTGGGTAGTGCATTGAATGCTCAAGGTAAAGTAGACGAAGCACTGGCAACTTTTCAGAAAGCGCTGGCTTTAGATCCAAATTATGTGGAATCTTACCACAATTTAGCCATATTTTATCAAGATAACCGCCAATACAACGAAGCATTAGCTTGTTGCGATCGCGCTCTTGAAATCGAACCCAATAACGCTGAAATACACTGGAATCGTGCTTTAAATCTGCTCAAATTAGGAGTATACGAACAAGGGTTCATTGAGTATGAATGGCGCTGGCAACGCAAAAATAACCACCCTCGCACTTTACCAAAACCCATTTGGAATGGCTCAGATTTAACAGGTAAAACTATTCTGTTGCAAGCCGAACAAGGAATGGGAGATATCATTCAATTTATCCGCTATATACCTTTATTATTAGAACAAGCTAGTAAGATAATTGTGGAATGTCATCCACCATTGGTGAAATTACTGAAAACAATGAAAGGAATTTACAAAGTAGTAGCTATAGGTGAAGAGTTACCGGAATTTGATGTTTATATTCCTATCCTCAGCTTACCACGGATTTTAAAAACAAATCTAGAAACAATACCTGCCCAAATTCCTTATTTAACTCCTTTAGAATCCGTTAGCGTGCAACTAGATAAACTAGCCAAATCCGATTTTAAAGTAGGCATAGTTTGGGCTGGCAATCCGGAACATCCCAGCGATCGCAGAAGGTCTAGTTCTTTACATTATTTCATCCAACTTTTAGACCTACCAAATATTGCTTTTTATAGTTTACAAAAAGGGCTAAAAGCATCTGAAATATCACAAATATCATCTTCATTACCATTGATAGATTTAAGTAATCAAATTAATAACTTTGCCGATACAGCCGCCGTGATAACCCAAATGGATTTAGTCATCACTGTAGATACTGCTGTCGCCCATTTAGCTGGTGCGTTGGGTAAGCCAGTATGGGTACTTTTATGTTATAATTCCGACTGGCGATGGATAATCGATCGAGACGATACTCCTTGGTATCCGACTATGCGCTTATTCCACCAAAATAACCCTGGTGATTGGCAAGAAGTTTTGGAAAGAGTAAGGCAAAGCCTAACAGAATTTACATGA
- a CDS encoding ABC transporter permease: MALKRLQLPQFLRFSDRTASISWQLTIAGFIITLFFVLVAIFAPSFQAWGWLQSPTQSLTNPIHQAPSWSYWFGTSRQGYDVFSRTLFGTQAALQVVILATALSLVIGVPLGLVSGYLGGRLDRVLLFVMDTIYTLPGLLLSVTLAFVVGRGVLNAAIAISIAYIPQYYRVVRNHTHSVKTELYIEAAQAMGANTWAVLSRYLFLNVIQSVPVLFTLNAADAILTLGGLGFLGLGLPDEVPEWGHDLKLALEALPTGIWWTTLFPGLALTLMVVGLSLLGEGLSEFVNPQLRKGMRN, translated from the coding sequence ATGGCTCTCAAAAGATTACAGTTACCTCAATTTCTGCGTTTTTCCGATCGCACTGCTAGTATTTCATGGCAATTAACGATCGCAGGATTCATTATCACCCTCTTTTTTGTCTTAGTAGCAATTTTTGCTCCCTCTTTTCAAGCTTGGGGATGGCTGCAAAGTCCGACTCAATCTCTAACTAATCCCATCCACCAAGCACCTTCCTGGAGTTATTGGTTCGGTACTTCTCGCCAAGGTTATGATGTATTCTCGCGGACGCTATTCGGTACGCAAGCTGCTTTGCAAGTGGTGATTTTAGCTACAGCTTTAAGTTTAGTAATAGGCGTGCCATTAGGTTTAGTTAGCGGTTATTTGGGTGGCAGGCTGGATCGGGTGCTGCTATTTGTGATGGATACTATTTATACTTTGCCGGGGCTGTTGCTATCGGTGACGCTGGCGTTTGTAGTGGGACGGGGAGTTTTGAATGCGGCGATCGCAATTAGCATTGCCTACATTCCTCAATATTATCGAGTAGTTAGAAACCACACCCACAGCGTCAAAACCGAACTGTACATCGAAGCTGCCCAAGCGATGGGCGCTAACACCTGGGCGGTTTTATCTCGATACTTATTTCTAAACGTGATTCAAAGCGTGCCAGTGCTATTTACCCTCAATGCTGCCGACGCAATTCTCACTCTGGGCGGTTTAGGTTTTTTGGGGTTGGGATTGCCGGATGAAGTGCCAGAATGGGGTCACGATTTAAAATTAGCTTTGGAAGCTTTACCAACCGGGATCTGGTGGACGACTTTATTTCCTGGTTTGGCTCTTACTTTGATGGTAGTAGGATTATCATTGCTGGGTGAAGGATTGAGCGAGTTTGTTAATCCCCAGTTGCGTAAAGGAATGAGGAACTAG
- a CDS encoding ROK family protein, whose product MGTEPNLSNQQVLGIDLGGTAIKLGRFLKDGTCLQSLTVPTPQPATPEAVLDAIVQALAACGGEENLKAIGIGTPGPADAAGRIAKVAINLVGWKNVPLADWIEAKTGIPTILANDANCAGLGEAWLGAGRRFRNMILLTLGTGVGGAIVLDGKLFTGHQGAAGELGLITLNPDGPECNSGNRGSLEQYVSVQAIRRRTGLEPKELGDRATAGDEKALEFWQSYGRDLGAGLASLIYVLTPEAIVIGGGVCASAEFFLPAVKAEIERRVLLSSRTGLELLVAELGNQAGMVGAAKLAWEKVI is encoded by the coding sequence ATGGGAACGGAACCCAATCTTTCTAACCAACAAGTATTAGGTATCGATTTAGGTGGAACCGCGATTAAATTAGGGCGGTTCCTGAAAGATGGTACTTGCTTGCAGTCGTTGACGGTACCAACGCCCCAACCTGCTACCCCAGAAGCGGTACTGGATGCGATCGTACAAGCGCTCGCAGCTTGTGGAGGAGAAGAAAACCTCAAAGCGATCGGCATCGGCACCCCTGGCCCAGCGGATGCGGCGGGCCGAATTGCGAAAGTAGCAATTAACTTAGTTGGTTGGAAAAATGTTCCGCTTGCCGATTGGATAGAAGCAAAGACCGGAATACCTACGATTTTGGCTAATGATGCTAATTGTGCTGGATTGGGCGAAGCTTGGTTAGGTGCGGGTCGCCGCTTTCGCAACATGATTTTGCTCACTTTGGGAACTGGGGTGGGCGGTGCGATCGTTCTGGATGGCAAGTTATTCACCGGTCATCAAGGTGCGGCTGGGGAATTGGGATTAATTACCTTAAATCCAGATGGCCCAGAGTGCAATAGCGGCAATCGCGGTTCTTTAGAGCAATATGTCTCCGTACAAGCAATCAGACGGCGAACTGGATTAGAACCGAAAGAATTAGGCGATCGCGCAACCGCAGGAGACGAAAAAGCATTAGAATTTTGGCAAAGCTACGGACGGGATCTCGGTGCTGGTTTGGCAAGTTTGATCTACGTTCTGACTCCAGAAGCGATCGTAATTGGTGGAGGAGTTTGTGCTAGTGCAGAATTTTTCTTGCCAGCAGTAAAAGCAGAAATTGAGCGGCGAGTTTTGTTGAGTTCCCGCACGGGTTTAGAGTTATTGGTAGCAGAATTAGGCAATCAAGCAGGAATGGTTGGTGCTGCTAAATTGGCATGGGAAAAAGTTATATAA